In Tripterygium wilfordii isolate XIE 37 chromosome 17, ASM1340144v1, whole genome shotgun sequence, the genomic window TCCATTGCCAATtgcaaattaattatttaatttttttttgtctctatcAACTAAAACACAGTGTAAACCTAACTGTAAATAAAACTAAAgataatttttcaaattaagCAACAAATTTTCTACTACAAGTGGATGGGGGTTTGACTTTAgatttattttctctttgttattttatattgGGTGAAGCTTAAATCATATATACTTTGTTAAGGAAATAAATTATAGCTAGAATCCTCCTAAGTGTTGAAGTATGGtacaacttgatctattcaagTACGGCTTCGACTTCATTAGACATAAATTAATACTATGCATCTTGTATTCAATGTAACTTTTCTATATATTGTCTCTGTCAATTAGGAggaatgaagaaacatattatatataatcgTTTGGGTGATAGCTAATTTATATTAGTGAATATCTCTGGAGTTAAACCGTATGAGCTCAGAAGGTGCTGGGTTTGATTCCCATTGAGAGTTATTGTCATTATGGGGTGGTGTTGACACAACTTACTATATCTTCAGGTGGAAAACTTAATGTGCGTGCGGCTCTGAATGctcgagtttaggctcatatcggaTATTCAAGGAATGAGGTTGTATAAtgtctttttttgaaaaaaaatatatatagtataggatatataattattaaattgtCAATCCTACCATATTGATATTATAATAATGctcttttgtttgttgaattttaaatatatatatatacatatatttacatattaaaaCCATGTATTACATAAGcaaatttaattaaataaagttGAATGCATTATGATACAAGATGTTTAAAACGTACATTTGCAAGCCCACAGCTTGTCTAAACCATCTACTAGTGATTATAACTATTATCAATCAATCAACTTGATAAGTCTTCCATGATCATTTGCTTAATACATGCATTATCTAATTATAATGGGTGTTTGCTTTAATTATTTAATCTAGCCGAGCTCAAGCAATTTACACACaaaatttacatatatatattctaaaacaataaatgaagaaatctaatacaaaattttatttattttctcaatcagtatacatatattaaaaattttatGGATCACTTGATTACGAAGTAGCTAATCTAGAGAATCAACAATAACACAAATAGAGAACCAACAAGAGGTGGCTCAATTGACAATCGACTGAATTAGACATATGTAAACCCAATGTTCAATTCGAATGAAAATcgattttctttaaaaaaaaaataccatacaaaaaaggaacaaaacaaaaaattgacGTAAGTCGTCACGTAATGTGAACGCATGCGTAATTATATTCCACTACACCCTCATGTTTCAATTTGTATTTAAATGTCTGAAAGGTAAgtcctcttctcctcctcctccaacaacCCAATCTTTCTCAACTGTCAAAAACCACACAGAACAAACTCAAACAACAGAGATGAAGCTAGTCTGGTCTCCTGAATTAGCTTCAAAAGCCTATATCGACACTGTCAAGCTCAAATCAGTAATTATTTTTCACTCTTTTAAGTTCTCTTCTTCTAATTTTGTCTATGTACTTATAGGGTGCTGATAATTAACGTCAAAAATTCAATTGCAGGGTgagaaattgaaagaatctGGAACGGCGGAGCTCCTGGCCGCGATGGCGGCCGGATGGGACGCGAAGCTGATTGTGGAGGCGTGGTCGCACGGCGAACCAATTGGCACAAGCATCGGACTCGCGGTCGCTGCGCGCCACACGTGCGGGAGACACGTTTGCGTGGTTCCAGAAGAACGGTCGAGGTTGGAGTACTCAAAATCAATGATGGGGTACGgcgtggtggagatggaggtggTGGTCGGGGAGGCGGAGGAGGTGATGGTGGCGTTGAAGGGGGTCCATTTTGTGGTTGTGGACTGCAAGAGAAGGGATTTCGCGAGGATTTTGAGGTTTGCGAGGTTGAGTCACGACGGTGCAGTTTTGGCTTGTAAGAATGCGTTGCAAAGGAGTATTACCTTTTCTGGGTTTAGATGGCTTGGAGTGCTTGAGAAGGGGACGCGTGTTGTGAGGTCAGTGCTTATGCCAGTTGGGCAGGGGTTGGCTGTTGCTTATGTAGGGAGTAAGAGTGGAACTGGGGGTTCTAAGAAGGATCCCAGCCGTTGGATCAAGCTCACTGATCAAGAATCCGGTGAAGAACATATTTTCCGAAGATAAAGTTTGAAGGGTGTCGATTATATATATGGTCACTGGATGTAAGATGATGGCTGATGGGGATAACTACCCTTGAATCTTGATTACTTTCATATGAGAAAGTGAGCTTGTAAGTATAATAGGTTGCATAGCTTCAAATTACAAGCTCTTGGAGAGTACCATGGTTGATTCAATCGGAATTTCTGAGTTCCAGCATGATACTTATTGTTATACATGTTGAGTATTTGGTTTAGGGAACCAAACTGGGATAGCCGAGTTGGTTATCGGCTTCAGCCAAAGGCGTGTGCTTTTTGTGGGATTTTCGTGGTTCGATCTCCAATACTATTGGTTGCTTTTCTGATCAAACATGACAACGGTAACTTGACACTTCACACGTTAAGTTAATTCCATCCAACTAATTATATTAAAACCATCGGAGTGTAAACAACTCACGTGCGTTAAGTGCATAATGCTCGTGCAATGGGCATGGTAGGGGACAATCATGATGATCATTTTTACTTTACATTTTTATCTCTACCTTTTGACTGTTTTGGGAAAATTTGAATGTGTATGGTATTGGTTGCTTTTTTGATCAAACATGACAGCACTAGATTGACACTTGACACACCAAGTTAATTCCATCCAACTAATTATATTAAAATCATACTACCATCAGAGTggaaacaactctcgtgcatgATGCTCGTGCAATGAGTAGAGTAGAAGACAATCATTATGATCATTTTTTTCCTTGCCTCAAGTGTGTCATATGCTTTGCCTGAATGTTATGCTCTGGCTTGGTACTTTGGGATTGGATTTGCAAGGCCAAGCATTTCCTTTGCTGGAGGAATTTGAGTTGATCAATGATGAACTGGTTACCATCATGGTAAGAAAGAGGTTTTCtctgttttattttgttattagaTGTGCGAGTCTAATTATAAAAACAGAACTGGTCACTCTACTTTTAGTTATTGGAaaaacaatcaacaatagatGAATAGCCCAAGGCGTACAAGCACTGTCTTCAAGAATAATTCCGACACAACCGGCTATTCCCTAGGATTCAACGAGCTCTTCCTACTTTTGCAGGACAACATGAATCAACAGAATTTTAAACTTTGTCTAGATCCAACTAAAGAGAGATTTAGAGAGAATACTTATGAGATAAATATTAGAGAGTTCTCAAGCTTATATATCCTTGAAATACCAAAAGAGCTCACTATATATAGTGAGTAGAAAAGATGGTATTAACATAGCCTTTAAACCAatttaataagaaaatgaatgaCACTTTTAAAACAATGGTAACCATTGAGTCATTGAATGACCATAAAAAACCATTTGAATGTTAGCCATAAACCTCTCAATTTAATGACTATAACATTTGAAGCTCTCATAAATAATATCTCATAAATATCTTtttgaaataatatttttacaacaatcccccacataTTAAGACCCAACATGGATTAAAAGATCGGCCTTATGTAGAGCCCATGAGAGAAAGTTGACAAGATAGTGGATTAAAATagtaagggttaatatgtcattctatataatgatatttatgtaaactataaaaaattgaaaaatggtgtaaagttaatgtttttatggtgtgtagataaaatttctcttggCTTCATAGTAGGTACCAATAAATGGCCATTTATGGCTAAAGTTTAGAAGAGTAATATTAGCCAATTATGACAAATGATTAGGAAACTATCTTTTAATTCTTGTTGAATTTCGGGCTATATATGGTCCTCTTTGTAAGCATTtgaattttatgaattaatCAAATACAAAACGAGATTTCTATCTCAAACACTTCAATCTTCAAGTTAGCTTTTGCAGTCATATTGGTTCAGGAATTTATCACCGTGTCTGAGCAGTGTCTGACACTGGGACGACACCACTCTTGAAGTATCCGTGCTTTCTAGATCTTGGATCTCCACCAGTGGGATCTATTCTCATCAGGGGCGGAACCATCCGCACCCAAGGGTGGGAGACCGCCCCaccttaaatttattttttgttgtaataatatagatcttttttaaaaaataaaattattataagaCTTTGTCCCTCCTTAAAtattgaggaaaaaaataaacattaacCTCTTATGTAACGCGTTGGACCCAGTTAACATAGACCAAGCTTAATAACTAATAATAACAAGTCAAATTCCTAACATTAGTCT contains:
- the LOC119982929 gene encoding uncharacterized protein LOC119982929, which gives rise to MFQFVFKCLKGKSSSPPPPTTQSFSTVKNHTEQTQTTEMKLVWSPELASKAYIDTVKLKSGEKLKESGTAELLAAMAAGWDAKLIVEAWSHGEPIGTSIGLAVAARHTCGRHVCVVPEERSRLEYSKSMMGYGVVEMEVVVGEAEEVMVALKGVHFVVVDCKRRDFARILRFARLSHDGAVLACKNALQRSITFSGFRWLGVLEKGTRVVRSVLMPVGQGLAVAYVGSKSGTGGSKKDPSRWIKLTDQESGEEHIFRR